One window from the genome of Magnolia sinica isolate HGM2019 chromosome 4, MsV1, whole genome shotgun sequence encodes:
- the LOC131242241 gene encoding acyl-coenzyme A oxidase 2, peroxisomal — MENPNPDPTAENDQHLALRRIQRISLHLASPRTPLHHCTDPDQLAMLTCARAKKLNVSPSVLSNYMRGKNREIQERVFGFFESRPDLQTPIEISKDEHRELCMRQLLALVREAGIRPFKYALEDPAKYFAILEAAGSVDMSLGIKLGVQYSLWGGSVVNLGTKKHIDKYFNKIDNLEYPGCFAMTELHHGSNVQGLQTVAAFDPVTDEFIIDTPNDGAIKWWIGNAAVHGKFATVFARLILPNHQTREGTDMGIHAFIVPIRDLETHCALPGIEIHDCGHKVGLNGVDNGALRFRSVRIPRDNLLNRFGDVSRDGKYTSSLPSINKRFGATLGELVGGRVGIAYSSVGVLKIAVTIAVRYSLLRQQFGPPKQAEISILDYQSHQHKLMPMLASTYGFHFATQYLMEKYSEMKKSHDDQVVADVHALSAGLKAYVTSFTAKSLSICREACGGHGYAAVNRFGSLRNDHDIFQTFEGDNTVLLQQVAADLLKQYKEKFQGGTLTVTWNYLRESMGSYLSQPNPVTARWEGEGHLRDPTFQLDAFRYRTSRLLQSVAVRLRKHTKNLGGFGAWNRCLNHLLTLAESHIESVILAKFIEAVQSCPDGSTRSVLKLVCDLYALDRIWNDIGTYRNVDYVAPNKAKAIHKLAEYLSFQVKNVAGELIDAFDLPDSVIRAPIGMKSEVYTQYTQNVGF, encoded by the exons ATGGAAAATCCCAATCCAGATCCAACGGCTGAGAACGATCAGCATCTCGCCCTCAGGCGGATCCAACGGATATCCTTGCACCTCGCCTCACCCAGAACACCCCTTCATCACTGCACAGACCCCGATCAGCTGGCGATGTTAACGTGCGCCAGGGCGAAGAAGCTAAACGTGAGCCCCTCCGTCCTCTCGAATTACATGAGAGGAAAGAACAGGGAAATCCAGGAGAGGGTGTTCGGGTTCTTTGAATCCCGGCCCGACCTCCAGACGCCGATTGAGATCTCCAAGGACGAACACCGGGAGCTCTGTATGCGGCAGCTCCTTGCGCTGGTGAGGGAGGCAGGGATTCGTCCGTTCAAGTACGCTCTCGAGGACCCTGCCAAGTACTTTGCAATCTTGGAAGCGGCTGGGAGTGTCGATATGTCGCTCGGCATCAAGTTGGGGGTGCAGTACAG TCTTTGGGGAGGCTCAGTGGTTAACTTAGGAACCAAGAAACATATAGATAAGTACTTCAACAAAATTGACAATTTGGAGTATCCTGGTTGTTTCGCTATGACAGAACTCCATCATG GATCAAATGTTCAAGGCCTGCAAACAGTCGCCGCCTTCGATCCTGTTACTGATGAGTTCATAATTGACACTCCCAATGACGGCGCCATTAAATGGTGGATAGGTAATGCAGCAGTTCATGGAAAGTTTGCAACAGTTTTCGCAAGGCTCATCTTGCCAAATCACCAAACAAGAGAAGGCACTGATATGGGTATCCATGCCTTCATTGTCCCAATAAGGGACTTGGAGACACATTGTGCGCTTCCTGGGATTGAAATACACGATtgcggccacaaggttggcctgaATGGAGTTGACAATGGAGCACTGAGGTTTCGTTCTGTAAGGATTCCTCGAGATAATCTGCTCAATCGATTTGGAGATGTTTCACGTGATGGAAAATACACGAGCAGCCTCCCATCCATCAATAAAAGATTCGGTGCTACCCTGGGGGAACTCGTTGGAGGAAGGGTTGGAATAGCATATTCTTCCGTCGGTGTCCTGAAGATTGCTGTCACTATTGCTGTCCGGTATTCTCTGCTTCGCCAGCAATTTGGCCCTCCCAAGCAGGCTGAGATCAGTATCCTGGATTACCAATCTCACCAGCACAAGCTCATGCCCATGCTGGCATCAACATATGGCTTTCACTTCGCAACTCAGTATTTGATGGAGAAATATTCCGAGATGAAGAAGTCTCATGATGATCAGGTTGTCGCAGACGTGCATGCTCTCTCCGCCGGCCTCAAGGCCTACGTGACATCATTTACAGCAAAATCTTTGAGCATCTGCCGAGAAGCTTGTGGCGGCCACGGGTATGCTGCCGTTAACCGATTTGGCAGTCTGCGAAACGATCAcgacatatttcagacatttgaaGGAGACAACACAGTGCTTCTGCAGCAG GTTGCAGCTGACCTCTTGAAGCAATACAAAGAAAAATTTCAAGGCGGGACACTCACAGTCACATGGAACTACTTGAGAGAATCGATGGGTTCGTATCTTTCTCAGCCAAATCCAGTAACTGCTCGCTGGGAAGGAGAAGGGCACTTGCGAGATCCTACCTTCCAGCTAGATGCCTTCAGG TACCGAACATCTCGGTTGCTTCAAAGTGTCGCTGTGCGACTCCGCAAACACACAAAGAATCTTGGTGGTTTTGGTGCATGGAATAGATGCTTAAATCATCTGCTGACGCTTGCAGAGTCCCATATAGAATCCGTGATCCTTGCCAAGTTCATTGAAGCTGTGCAGAG CTGTCCTGACGGGAGCACACGTTCTGTCTTGAAGCTTGTATGTGACCTTTATGCCTTGGATCGAATCTGGAATGACATAGGCACCTACCGTAATGTAGATTATGTGGCTCCCAATAAAGCTAAG gCAATCCACAAACTCGCAGAATACCTGAGTTTCCAAGTGAAGAACGTTGCAGGTGAACTTATAGATGCATTTGATCTTCCGGATAGCGTCATACGTGCACCAATTGGCATGAAATCAGAAGTGTACACACAATACACCCAGAATGTTGGATTCTAA